A region from the Aquimarina sp. ERC-38 genome encodes:
- a CDS encoding 3-hydroxyanthranilate 3,4-dioxygenase, producing the protein MSIQKPFNLQRWIKENRDTLKPPVGNKNLYKDAGDYIVMIVAGPNARKDYHYNETEELFYQLEGEIEVHIQEDGKKRTMTLSEGDMYLHPAKVPHSPVRHKNSIGLVIERKRTKLPGKDGLLWYCDQCNHKLYEVYFPLENIEKDFLKHFQHFYNSEELRTCTNCGHVMETDKRFVAN; encoded by the coding sequence ATGTCAATTCAAAAACCTTTTAATCTACAACGGTGGATTAAAGAAAACCGGGATACGCTAAAACCCCCGGTTGGGAATAAAAATCTATACAAAGATGCAGGGGACTATATTGTAATGATTGTAGCAGGACCAAACGCCAGAAAAGACTACCATTATAATGAAACCGAAGAATTGTTCTACCAATTAGAAGGAGAAATAGAAGTACATATCCAAGAAGATGGAAAGAAAAGAACCATGACATTATCAGAAGGAGATATGTACCTGCATCCGGCCAAGGTTCCGCATTCACCGGTACGACATAAAAATTCGATTGGATTGGTTATTGAACGGAAACGTACGAAATTACCTGGTAAAGATGGTTTGTTATGGTACTGCGATCAATGCAATCATAAATTATATGAAGTTTATTTTCCATTAGAAAATATCGAAAAAGATTTTTTAAAACATTTTCAACACTTTTATAACAGCGAAGAGTTGCGAACCTGTACTAATTGCGGACATGTCATGGAAACTGACAAGCGTTTTGTTGCAAACTAA
- a CDS encoding aldehyde dehydrogenase family protein: MAFTQMIKDTLATLQIQPENKGTSTGMAWLGNGNHIASYSPVDGNAIAKVTTTTAEEYTQVIQKAKEAFVHWRMVPAPQRGEIVRQFGEALRKQKQALGTLVSYEMGKSLQEGLGEVQEMIDICDFAVGLSRQLHGFTMHSERPMHRMYEQYHPLGIVGIISAFNFPVAVWAWNTALAWVCGNVCIWKPSEKTPLCAVACQHIIANVLKENNLPEGISCLINGDYQVGEMLTKDDQIPLISVTGSTRMGKIVAATVGKRLGKSLLELGGNNAIIVTPDADIRMTIMGAVFGAVGTAGQRCTSTRRLIIHEEIYEEVKNSLLKAYQQLKIGNPLDERNHVGPLIDKEAVATYQKALEKVKKVGGTILIEGEVLTGEDYKSGCYVRPVIIEADNSFDIVQHETFAPILYLLRYDGEVQNAIAIQNNVKQGLSSAIMTTNLREAELFLSQQGSDCGIANVNIGTSGAEIGGAFGGEKDTGGGRESGSDAWKVYMRRQTNTINYSIELPLAQGITFDL, from the coding sequence ATGGCATTTACACAAATGATTAAAGACACTTTAGCAACTTTACAGATTCAACCGGAAAATAAAGGAACCTCAACCGGAATGGCTTGGTTAGGTAACGGCAATCATATAGCATCCTATTCTCCGGTAGACGGAAATGCTATTGCAAAGGTAACTACCACCACTGCCGAAGAATATACACAGGTAATACAGAAAGCAAAAGAAGCCTTTGTACATTGGCGAATGGTGCCAGCACCACAAAGAGGAGAAATAGTCCGGCAATTCGGAGAAGCACTAAGGAAACAAAAGCAAGCCTTGGGTACCTTAGTGTCTTATGAAATGGGTAAGTCTTTACAAGAAGGTTTGGGGGAAGTACAGGAAATGATTGATATCTGTGATTTTGCGGTAGGTTTATCCCGACAATTACATGGATTTACCATGCATTCCGAGCGACCAATGCATCGTATGTACGAACAGTACCATCCGTTGGGTATTGTAGGGATCATTTCGGCTTTTAACTTTCCGGTAGCGGTTTGGGCCTGGAATACAGCGTTAGCCTGGGTTTGTGGGAATGTTTGTATCTGGAAACCTAGCGAAAAAACACCCTTATGTGCGGTTGCTTGCCAACATATTATTGCAAATGTTTTAAAAGAAAATAATCTACCTGAAGGGATTTCGTGCTTAATAAATGGAGACTACCAGGTTGGAGAAATGCTAACTAAGGATGATCAAATTCCGCTAATTTCAGTAACTGGCTCTACCCGAATGGGAAAAATCGTAGCAGCTACCGTGGGAAAACGCTTAGGAAAATCTCTATTAGAATTGGGGGGCAATAATGCCATTATTGTTACTCCGGATGCCGATATTAGAATGACCATCATGGGTGCTGTCTTTGGCGCAGTAGGTACGGCAGGACAACGTTGTACGTCTACCAGAAGATTGATTATACATGAAGAAATTTATGAGGAAGTAAAGAACTCCTTACTTAAAGCCTATCAACAATTAAAAATTGGTAATCCGCTAGATGAAAGAAACCATGTGGGTCCATTAATTGATAAAGAGGCCGTAGCTACCTATCAGAAAGCTTTGGAAAAAGTAAAGAAAGTAGGAGGTACCATTTTAATCGAAGGTGAAGTGTTAACAGGAGAAGACTATAAAAGCGGATGTTATGTACGCCCGGTTATTATTGAAGCTGATAATAGCTTTGACATTGTTCAACACGAAACCTTTGCTCCTATTTTATACCTACTGAGGTATGACGGAGAAGTTCAAAATGCAATTGCTATCCAGAACAATGTAAAACAAGGCTTGTCTTCGGCAATTATGACCACTAATTTAAGGGAAGCAGAATTGTTTTTATCGCAGCAAGGCTCTGATTGTGGCATTGCTAATGTAAATATAGGAACATCCGGAGCAGAGATTGGGGGTGCCTTCGGTGGTGAAAAAGATACCGGGGGAGGACGGGAATCAGGTTCAGATGCCTGGAAGGTTTATATGAGAAGGCAAACCAATACCATTAATTATTCTATAGAACTCCCTTTAGCCCAGGGAATAACTTTTGATTTATAG
- a CDS encoding glycoside hydrolase family 3 N-terminal domain-containing protein — MLRSSLLLISIGLYTICSSAQQQFHLQDFYKYDAELDYVVDSIYNSLTDQQRIAQMIITSAGELGKPMSTVEKLAEKDAIGGVVFLKGDKKTHTESIGTLNSISKKNNTLPLLFSMDAEPSLFASRIKGAKDVGKTINIKTKEQSDEVVAIINNELKEIGVQHNYAPVLDVSASNEAIKSRSYGSDKDKVIELANQFIQCTQEGGIIATAKHFPGHGLVKGDTHKQSVYIDGALQEVANYKKIIEDGVISIMVAHITIQNNEMYGTNNLPASCSPKIINGLLKKEMGFKGVVISDALNIMKAVTILDNAPLLASKAGCDLILMPQNEEQVIKDILAEIKTDKNYKKQIEQSVKKVLRMKVCAGVVSI, encoded by the coding sequence ATGCTAAGATCAAGTTTGTTATTGATTTCCATTGGTTTATACACTATCTGTAGTAGTGCACAGCAGCAATTTCATTTACAGGATTTTTATAAATATGATGCCGAACTGGATTATGTAGTGGATTCTATTTATAATTCATTAACAGACCAGCAACGCATAGCACAAATGATTATTACTTCTGCGGGAGAACTGGGTAAACCTATGAGTACGGTTGAAAAGCTAGCGGAAAAAGATGCTATTGGTGGAGTAGTATTTTTAAAAGGGGATAAAAAAACGCATACGGAGAGCATAGGTACTCTTAATAGTATTTCAAAAAAGAACAATACACTACCCCTGCTTTTTAGTATGGATGCAGAACCCAGTTTATTTGCCAGCCGGATTAAGGGAGCAAAAGATGTAGGTAAAACTATAAATATTAAAACAAAAGAACAATCTGACGAAGTAGTTGCTATCATTAATAATGAATTAAAAGAAATAGGAGTCCAACATAACTATGCTCCGGTATTAGATGTAAGTGCTTCAAATGAAGCTATTAAATCCCGTAGCTATGGAAGTGATAAAGACAAAGTGATTGAATTGGCAAATCAATTTATACAATGTACCCAGGAAGGGGGTATTATCGCTACGGCAAAACATTTTCCCGGACATGGACTGGTAAAAGGGGATACACATAAACAAAGTGTCTATATTGATGGCGCTTTACAAGAAGTAGCTAACTATAAAAAAATTATTGAAGACGGTGTTATTTCTATCATGGTTGCTCATATCACCATTCAAAACAATGAGATGTACGGAACAAATAATTTACCCGCTAGCTGTTCGCCAAAAATTATTAATGGTTTATTAAAAAAGGAGATGGGTTTTAAAGGCGTAGTCATTTCAGATGCTTTAAATATTATGAAAGCGGTTACTATCCTGGACAATGCCCCTTTACTAGCCTCTAAAGCAGGTTGCGATTTGATTTTAATGCCTCAAAATGAAGAACAGGTTATCAAAGATATTTTAGCTGAAATAAAAACTGACAAAAATTACAAGAAACAGATAGAACAATCCGTAAAAAAGGTGCTTAGAATGAAGGTTTGTGCTGGAGTGGTTTCCATTTGA
- a CDS encoding SPOR domain-containing protein, with amino-acid sequence MNHTAAYLKDLLYRYDCVILPGFGAFLSQRKPAFIQENSQHFYPPSKVISFNEQLQHNDGLLANYIASVEKCSFKEAVDKIEIYVTNLKNSLYNQEVYLKNIGAFFTSGEGRLQFKPDSQTNFLPEAFGLSSITTPAVILQAPEREVLKEQVEVLEEKTPIAFTPEKRKERNYSRYAATAAIIIGITGLLSYTGIQWRNSQVADANFMTRTEVAKDMDHLIQEATFEISNPLPAINLAVANLKEKKTTESSTVYGYKYHIVAGAFRIKENAINRKEHLQANGYQARLIGKNKYGLHQVVYNSYATRYEALQALKNIKHSENRRAWLLIASIQN; translated from the coding sequence ATGAATCATACGGCAGCTTATCTTAAAGATCTTTTATATCGATATGATTGTGTCATACTTCCTGGTTTCGGGGCTTTTTTATCACAAAGAAAACCTGCTTTTATCCAGGAAAATAGCCAACATTTTTATCCACCGTCCAAAGTAATTTCTTTTAACGAGCAACTGCAACATAATGATGGTTTGTTAGCTAATTATATAGCTTCTGTTGAAAAATGCAGTTTTAAAGAAGCTGTTGACAAAATTGAAATTTACGTAACTAACCTAAAAAACTCTTTATACAACCAAGAGGTGTATTTAAAAAATATAGGTGCCTTCTTTACTTCAGGAGAAGGTAGATTACAGTTTAAACCGGACTCACAAACTAATTTTTTACCGGAAGCTTTTGGGTTATCTTCGATTACTACTCCGGCCGTAATTCTTCAAGCTCCGGAAAGAGAAGTGCTTAAAGAACAAGTAGAAGTATTAGAAGAAAAAACTCCAATTGCTTTTACGCCAGAAAAACGAAAAGAACGAAACTACTCACGATATGCAGCTACGGCAGCTATTATCATTGGAATTACCGGTTTATTAAGTTATACCGGAATCCAATGGAGAAACAGCCAGGTAGCAGACGCAAATTTTATGACTCGTACAGAGGTTGCAAAGGATATGGATCATTTGATTCAGGAGGCTACTTTTGAAATAAGTAATCCCCTACCAGCTATCAATTTAGCGGTTGCGAATCTTAAAGAAAAGAAAACAACCGAATCTTCAACGGTTTACGGATATAAGTATCATATTGTGGCAGGTGCGTTTCGAATTAAAGAAAATGCGATTAATAGAAAAGAGCATTTACAAGCTAATGGATATCAAGCCCGTTTAATCGGTAAAAATAAATACGGTTTACATCAGGTAGTATATAATAGCTATGCTACCCGTTATGAAG
- a CDS encoding NAD(P)H-dependent glycerol-3-phosphate dehydrogenase has product MKDKKITFSVFGGGSWATAIVKMLTENLEEVGWYMRSVYALEHIKKQDHNPNYLSSVEFKNEQLLLTNNINEAVERSDYLIFAIPSAFLYTELEKLTTSLKDKVIFSAIKGIIPETGKIVGEHFHEVYNIPFDHIGVITGPCHAEEVALERLSYLTIASDDEAKAEMMAKHLRSDYIKCKTSDDIIGTEYAAVLKNIYSVAAGIAHGLGYGDNFQSVLMSNAIREMKRFIKKIHKMKRNINDSAYLGDLLVTGYSIFSRNRMFGNMIGKGYTVKSAQMEMNMIAEGYFAAKTAYETKAAEHTRTPIIDAVHNILYKNKNPKKVFKKLADQLD; this is encoded by the coding sequence ATGAAAGATAAAAAAATTACTTTTTCCGTATTTGGTGGTGGTAGTTGGGCTACGGCAATTGTCAAAATGTTAACTGAAAACTTGGAAGAAGTAGGATGGTATATGCGCAGTGTATATGCTTTGGAACATATTAAAAAACAAGATCATAACCCCAATTATTTGAGTTCAGTAGAATTTAAAAACGAACAACTACTATTAACTAATAATATCAACGAAGCAGTAGAACGATCAGATTACTTGATTTTTGCCATTCCTTCGGCGTTTTTATATACCGAATTAGAAAAACTAACTACCTCTTTAAAAGATAAAGTGATTTTCTCTGCCATTAAAGGGATTATCCCAGAAACCGGAAAAATTGTTGGAGAGCATTTTCATGAGGTTTATAATATTCCTTTTGATCATATCGGTGTGATTACAGGCCCTTGCCATGCTGAAGAAGTTGCCCTAGAACGCTTATCTTATTTAACCATAGCTTCTGATGATGAAGCTAAAGCCGAAATGATGGCAAAGCACTTGCGTAGTGATTATATTAAGTGTAAAACCAGTGATGATATTATAGGAACCGAATATGCGGCGGTGCTTAAAAACATTTATTCGGTTGCTGCCGGAATTGCCCATGGTTTGGGATACGGGGATAATTTTCAAAGTGTATTGATGAGTAACGCTATCCGCGAAATGAAACGTTTCATTAAAAAAATACATAAAATGAAACGGAACATTAATGATTCCGCTTATTTAGGAGATTTACTGGTAACGGGATATTCTATTTTTTCCCGAAACCGGATGTTTGGGAATATGATTGGTAAAGGCTATACGGTAAAAAGTGCCCAAATGGAAATGAATATGATTGCCGAAGGCTATTTTGCCGCAAAAACCGCTTACGAAACGAAAGCTGCGGAGCATACCCGAACGCCTATTATCGATGCGGTACATAATATTTTATATAAAAATAAAAATCCGAAAAAGGTATTTAAAAAATTAGCGGATCAATTGGATTAA
- a CDS encoding sulfurtransferase has product MINILVSPQWLNERLDNANLKVILAKLDRKAVTIPNSIAIQQIPGTISIDIKRDFSDTTSDLPNTLLPEKKFLEKIRMLGIKPSDNIVIYDQYGLYASPRIWWIFSNLGFKNTYVLNGGMPSWIQHQYPIESMGIESLKQEINLEENFEIPKSLFKVCNKEEILQTLNDDSHVVIDARSSGRFYGTAPEPRQTLRSGHIPNSINLPFTQLVQNGEMLPKEELITIFKPLQLQNKKLIFTCGSGITACIVLLAASIAGYSDLFLYDGSWSEWGASRNLPVSTS; this is encoded by the coding sequence ATGATAAATATATTGGTATCCCCACAATGGTTAAACGAAAGATTGGACAACGCCAACCTAAAGGTCATTCTAGCAAAACTAGATAGAAAAGCAGTTACCATACCTAATTCCATAGCAATCCAACAGATCCCCGGAACTATTAGTATTGATATTAAAAGAGATTTTTCTGATACTACTAGCGATTTACCCAATACCTTACTTCCTGAGAAGAAATTTCTGGAAAAAATTAGAATGTTAGGCATCAAACCTTCGGATAATATCGTAATTTATGATCAATATGGTCTGTATGCCAGTCCCAGAATATGGTGGATATTTTCTAACCTGGGGTTTAAAAATACCTATGTTCTGAATGGCGGAATGCCTTCCTGGATCCAACATCAATATCCTATCGAATCTATGGGAATAGAATCTTTAAAGCAAGAAATCAACCTAGAAGAAAATTTTGAAATACCCAAATCTCTATTTAAAGTTTGTAATAAAGAAGAAATCCTTCAAACTTTAAATGATGACAGCCATGTTGTTATTGACGCCCGTTCTTCCGGAAGGTTTTATGGAACAGCACCAGAACCCCGTCAAACTTTACGAAGCGGGCATATTCCTAATTCCATTAACCTTCCTTTCACGCAACTGGTTCAAAATGGGGAGATGCTTCCTAAGGAAGAATTGATTACCATTTTTAAACCTTTACAACTACAAAATAAAAAACTAATTTTTACCTGTGGTTCTGGTATTACTGCTTGTATTGTACTTTTAGCTGCAAGTATCGCCGGGTATTCTGACTTATTTTTATATGATGGCTCTTGGAGTGAATGGGGTGCTTCCCGAAATCTACCTGTTTCAACCTCTTAA
- the dprA gene encoding DNA-processing protein DprA: MNQTKLRSLLILKKAPNLGDSSIKKLINTVGSAEGVLKEKPSRLLKIHGIGAHKIKDLGNKEIQILADQEIRFVEDHNIQFSMYDEPGYPSKLKHCIDSPVVLFSRGNIQLQDRKIISIVGTRKVTSHGVRFCEEFIEQLAPLNPVIVSGFAYGVDITAHKAAIHYKLQTVACLAHGLNQIYPKTHKKYMEDVENNGGFFTDFWSTDTFDRKNFLGRNRIIAGLSEATVVIESAGKGGSLVTADIAHSYHREVFAVPGRPTDTLSKGCNTLIKTQKAQMLTSAADLIYMLGWELSKKKEKPVQKQLFVELEEEEKIVYNFLKENGKELLDVIALQCNIPTFKIAALLLNMELKGVVRPLPGKLFEVV; this comes from the coding sequence ATGAACCAAACAAAACTGCGATCACTTTTAATCTTAAAGAAGGCTCCTAACCTGGGTGATAGTTCTATTAAAAAATTAATAAACACCGTAGGTTCTGCTGAAGGAGTTCTTAAAGAAAAACCATCTCGGTTATTGAAAATCCACGGAATTGGCGCACATAAAATCAAAGACTTAGGCAATAAAGAAATTCAGATATTAGCCGATCAGGAAATCCGGTTTGTAGAAGATCATAATATTCAGTTTTCTATGTACGATGAACCTGGTTATCCGTCCAAATTAAAGCACTGTATAGACAGCCCGGTAGTTTTGTTTAGTCGTGGAAATATACAATTACAGGATCGTAAAATTATTAGTATCGTAGGGACACGTAAGGTGACCAGTCATGGGGTTCGGTTTTGTGAAGAATTTATTGAACAGCTCGCTCCGCTTAACCCGGTAATTGTTTCAGGATTTGCTTACGGAGTAGATATTACAGCGCATAAAGCAGCCATTCATTATAAGTTACAAACCGTAGCTTGTCTTGCCCACGGTTTGAATCAAATTTATCCTAAAACCCATAAAAAATACATGGAGGATGTTGAAAATAACGGTGGGTTTTTTACGGATTTTTGGAGTACGGATACCTTTGACCGGAAGAATTTCTTAGGAAGAAACCGGATCATAGCAGGGTTAAGCGAAGCTACCGTAGTTATTGAAAGCGCCGGAAAAGGAGGGTCACTGGTTACGGCTGATATTGCACATTCTTATCATAGGGAAGTATTTGCGGTTCCCGGAAGACCCACCGATACGTTGAGCAAAGGTTGTAATACCCTTATTAAAACTCAAAAAGCGCAAATGTTAACCAGTGCTGCAGACTTAATTTATATGTTAGGATGGGAGTTAAGTAAAAAGAAAGAGAAACCGGTTCAAAAACAATTATTTGTAGAATTAGAGGAAGAAGAGAAAATAGTATACAACTTTTTAAAAGAGAACGGAAAGGAATTATTAGATGTAATTGCCTTACAATGCAACATCCCAACTTTTAAAATAGCAGCGCTATTGCTTAATATGGAATTAAAAGGAGTGGTACGCCCGCTACCGGGTAAATTGTTTGAGGTTGTTTAA